A single genomic interval of Spinacia oleracea cultivar Varoflay chromosome 6, BTI_SOV_V1, whole genome shotgun sequence harbors:
- the LOC110797837 gene encoding transmembrane 9 superfamily member 5 — MSKILTFLLAIVINYWVFPVLSSSNPPLNHRYNVGDQVPLFANKIGPFDNPSETYEYFDLPFCRPDPLIRRKESLGEVLSAYHLTNTRYDIRFQKMKIAEKWCTKKLGREEHVKFRDAIQRDYYFQMFYDDLPFWGFIGKIEGESLNPYMKGTRFYLFTHVQLDVLYNGNNVIEVRAFSDPNHVVDITEDTETDVTFTYSVNWNATSTQFANRMRRYSRASLLSPIQQLHWFSVIISVVIILLSMGLLAMLYWWNVKNDLRKYSNGDEDDREFGWACIDGAVFRCPTLLSLFCAVLGCGTQLFLVVCCLFALTSLGLLDPYTHGNLWTAVVVIYTVTSAVAGYTAASFHCQFSETGWERSVLLTGILFMGPFLLVLSILTTVAMSYGSTAAFPFGTIVVMLLIHTFITAPLLALGGIVGRRRCCTNFVPSTKKYVREIPPLTWYMKTHIQMFLGGLLPFSAVLVELHLLYASMWSYKLFTLPSIMFISFSILVLLTAILSVGLTYIQLSVEDPEWWWRSVLRGGSTAIFMFVYCIYFYARSNMSGLMQLCYFMGYNACICYACFLMLGAIGFRSSSMFIYHMYHGVKSE; from the exons ATGTCAAAGATCCTAACTTTCTTACTAGCAATAGTAATTAATTACTGGGTTTTTCCTGTACTTTCTTCCTCAAATCCTCCCCTCAATCACCGCTACAATGTCGGGGACCAAGTCCCTCTTTTCGCCAACAAAATTGGCCCCTTTGATAATCCGAG TGAGACATACGAATACTTCGACTTGCCATTCTGCCGTCCAG ATCCTTTAATCAGAAGAAAGGAATCACTTGGGGAAGTTTTAAGTGCTTATCATTTGACAAACACTCGCTATGATATTAGGTTCCAGAAGATGAAAATTGCGGAGAAATGGTGCACCAAAAAACTTGGAAGGGAGGAACATGTAAAATTCCGTGATGCAATTCAAAGGGACTATTACTTCCAGATGTTCTATGATGACCTTCCGTTTTGGGGATTCATTGGGAAAATTGAAGGCGAGAGCTTGAATCCTTATATGAAAGGGACGAGGTTCTATCTTTTCACTCATGTTCAGTTAGATGTCTTATATAATGGAAATAATGTTATAGAAGTGCGTGCTTTCAGTGACCCAAATCACGTTGTCGACATAACAGAAGATACTGAAACTGATGTGACATTTACCTACTCTGTAAATTGGAATGCAACATCCACCCAATTCGCAAACAGAATGAGAAGATATTCGAGGGCATCATTGCTATCACCAATTCAGCAGCTTCACTGGTTTTCAGTCATTATTTCAGTTGTCATCATTTTGCTATCAATGGGATTACTGGCCATGCTTTATTGGTGGAATGTCAAGAATGATTTAAGAAA GTATTCTAACGGAGATGAAGATGATAGAGAGTTTGGATGGGCGTGCATTGATGGTGCTGTTTTTAGATGCCCGACATTGCTGTCTCTCTTTTGTGCTGTGCTTGGTTGTGGTACCCAACTATTTCTTGT GGTTTGCTGTTTGTTTGCATTAACCTCTCTTGGTCTTCTAGATCCTTACACCCATGGGAACTTATGGACAGCTGTGGTTGTCATATACACTGTAACGTCTGCGGTTGCTGGATATACTGCTGCTTCATTCCATTGCCAATTTTCTGAAACTGGATGG GAAAGAAGTGTCCTCCTGACCGGGATTCTTTTTATGGGGCCATTTTTACTTGTCCTATCTATCCTTACTACAGTGGCTATGTCATATGGGTCTACTGCTGCCTTTCCTTTCGGCACCATTGTTGTGATGTTGCTGATACATACATTTATTACTGCCCCGCTTCTTGCATTAGGAGGAATTGTTGGACGCCGTAGGTGCTGTACAAATTTTGTGCCTTCTACCAAGAAATACGTGAGAGAGATTCCTCCATTAACTTGGTATATGAAAACCCACATTCAAATGTTTCTTGGTGGTCTCTTACCTTTCAGTGCAGTTCTCGTGGAGTTGCATCTGTTATATGCAAGCATGTGGAGCTACAAACTATTTACGCTGCCAAGCATTATGTTCATCAGCTTCTCAATCCTTGTCTTACTTACTGCTATATTAAGTGTCGGTTTGACATATATCCAACTCTCTGTGGAAGACCCGGAATGGTGGTGGAG ATCAGTATTACGTGGAGGATCAACTGCCATATTTATGTTTGTATATTGTATATACTTCTATGCCAGGTCAAATATGAGTGGTCTCATGCAGTTGTGCTACTTCATGGGCTACAACGCTTGCATTTGTTATGCATGTTTCCTGATGCTTGGTGCAATTGGTTTCCGTTCTTCGTCAATGTTCATCTACCATATGTATCATGGTGTTAAAAGCGAGTGA